One window from the genome of Anolis sagrei isolate rAnoSag1 chromosome 4, rAnoSag1.mat, whole genome shotgun sequence encodes:
- the RAD21L1 gene encoding double-strand-break repair protein rad21-like protein 1, whose translation MFYMQPLMNKRGPLAKIWLAAHWDKKLTKAHIFECNLETTIEKILSPKCAIALRTSGHLLLGVVRIYHRKTKYLLADCNEALLKMQAAFRPGLVDLPKENCEANYDAITLPEEFHDFETKLPEVNAIDVAQHFTLNQSRAEDITLMEEDFRLLHSDSFGDETEIPRQGSFLNDSLLTGSGGFLLDHSFLSFSGDKTALNEEASVLKHDGFGDEGAVEDMIDSVLGGEQHSLIELFGPEEETPLIPKPTTDDIADHSIPDQETRSPQVNETTLFSNEEEGFVLEPIDETGLKRKQRSKRKRKLLVDAVKGLSRNTIANQLMCYKDTVTTLDIAPPTRKLMILQERGGVNKLLERSTQSLIHEHLLMLFTRSFRNGRKSLQQEAEVEERSKEQYIKESTAEVSNNLQDLVHLEIQPVLENGGDERSNAINFETTETVEIMSALSNGSFTDSSVRQQTEMKQTTLEHESEEINTENEEKKRQKRTLLLLDTLRHIDQTGAKSFSLLALCKENNSKEVASKFYSLLELKKHQAVDMAQAAPYADIIVTKGPMFHTL comes from the exons ATGTTCTACATGCAACCGCTGATGAATAAGCGTGGGCCTTTGGCCAAGATATGGCTGGCTGCTCACTGGGACAAGAAACTAACAAAAGCTCATATATTTGAGTGCAATTTAGAGACTACTATTGAAAAGATACTTTCCCCAAAG TGTGCAATTGCATTGCGAACCTCAGGACATCTATTATTAGGAGTGGTACGCATCTATCATAGAAAAACCAAGTACCTTTTAGCCGACTGCAATGAAGCTCTACTAAAAATGCAGGCAGCTTTTCGTCCAG GACTTGTTGATCTCCCAAAAGAGAACTGTGAGGCGAATTATGATGCTATTACATTGCCTGAAGAGTTTCATGATTTTGAGACAAAGCTCCCTGAGGTGAA TGCTATTGATGTTGCCCAACATTTTACACTGAATCAGAGCAGAGCTGAAGATATCACACTTATGGAAGAGGATTTTCGCCTTCTCCATAGTGACAGTTTTG GTGATGAAACTGAAATACCAAGGCAAGGCAGCTTCTTAAATGACAGCTTACTGACTGGTTCCGGTGGTTTCTTGCTTGACCACAGTTTTTTGAGCTTTTCTGGAgacaaaactgcattaaatgaagaGGCATCTGTCTTAAAGCATGATGGATTCGGAGATGAAGGGGCTGTTGAAGATATGATTG ACAGTGTGCTTGGAGGAGAGCAGCATAGCCTCATTGAACTCTTTGGCCCAGAGGAAGAAACTCCTTTAATCCCAAAACCTACAACTGATGATATAGCAG ATCATTCAATACCTGACCAGGAAACTAGAAGTCCCCAAGTAAATGAAACAACACTGTTTTCCAATGAAGAAGAAGGCTTTGTGCTTGAACCAATTGATGAAACAG GTCtcaaaaggaagcaaagaagtaaaagaaaaaggaagttgctTGTTGATGCGGTGAAAGGGTTAAGCAGAAATACTATAGCAAACCAGCTTATGTGCTACAAGGACACTGTAACTACATTGGATATTGCACCTCCAACAAGGAAACTGATGATTTTGCAGGAGCGGGGTGGTGTGAATAAACTCCTGGAAAGATCTACCCAGTCTTTAATTCACGAACATTTGCTAATG CTGTTTACAAGAAGTTTCAGGAATGGAAGAAAAAGTTTGCAGCAAGAAGCTGAAGtagaagaaagaagcaaagaacaaTATATCAAAG AATCAACAGCAGAAGTTTCAAATAATTTGCAGGACTTGGTTCACCTGGAAATTCAACCAGTTTTGGAAAACGGGGGAGATGAAAGAAGTAATGCTATAAATTTTGAAACTACA GAAACTGTTGAAATCATGTCTGCTTTGTCCAATGGTTCTTTCACGGACTCCTCTGTAAGACAACAAACTGAGATGAAGCAAACTACTCTTGAGCAT GAATCTGAAGAGATTAAcacagaaaatgaagaaaaaaagaggcAGAAGAGGACTCTGCTGCTTTTGGATACTTTGAGG CATATTGACCAGACAGGAGCAAAGTCTTTCAGCCTTCTGGCTCTCTGCAAAGAGAATAACAGTAAAGAAGTTGCAAGCAAGTTCTACAGTCTCCTTGAGCTAAAGAAACACCAAGCTGTTGATATGGCTCAGGCTGCTCCCTATGCTGACATTATAGTGACCAAGGGTCCAATGTTCCATACTCTCTAA